One Terriglobia bacterium DNA segment encodes these proteins:
- a CDS encoding Hsp20/alpha crystallin family protein — MKRDQKSAKLVVLDNNDPITAETEEIQARIRQRAFELSHRRPPDAHELYDWIAAESEVISVPPVELLERDGMFDVKFAVAGVQPDDVNIMVTSDQILLKSQFTHQHDAGSGTVHLCDFKSATVFRSIQLPQPIDVNTVKVDFEEGMVHVSAAKQGSAEEPPKRAPAMRKAPAKKSRSKQP, encoded by the coding sequence ATGAAAAGAGATCAGAAGTCTGCCAAGCTCGTTGTTCTGGATAATAACGATCCCATCACCGCTGAAACCGAAGAAATCCAGGCCCGCATCCGCCAGCGTGCCTTCGAGCTTTCCCACAGGCGGCCGCCCGATGCACATGAGTTATACGACTGGATTGCGGCGGAATCTGAAGTTATTTCCGTGCCGCCGGTCGAACTGCTCGAGCGCGATGGGATGTTCGATGTGAAGTTTGCGGTTGCCGGTGTCCAGCCGGACGACGTGAATATCATGGTGACCTCAGACCAGATCCTGTTGAAGTCGCAATTTACGCATCAGCATGATGCCGGGAGCGGGACTGTCCATCTATGCGATTTCAAGTCGGCGACGGTCTTCCGGTCGATCCAGTTGCCGCAGCCCATCGACGTCAACACGGTGAAAGTTGATTTCGAAGAGGGGATGGTTCACGTCAGCGCAGCCAAACAAGGCAGCGCGGAGGAGCCTCCGAAGCGCGCTCCGGCGATGCGCAAAGCTCCGGCCAAAA